CGGCTGCCCGACAACGCCCCTTGCCGACAAGAACTCGCGCGGCGTGCGTCCCGCCCCAACAGCCGTTGTGACCGGCGGTTTTTCGATTTCGGCCAGCTTCATTCGTATTGAGTGCGTCAAGGCGATTGCCAACCCCATCGCCTTCACCAACGGAACACGATCGGACATTGACCTGCTGGACAGTTATATGGACGCGTCTACGAACCCCGGCCACGGCAAGATCTTCGGCGCGGAAGGCTGCGACAGCAGTGATGAAACCTGCTTTGCTTCGAACATCTTCGCGGCCCGCAACTACGCGTTCGAGCCGTCTCTCAGCTTCTACTTGCGGTGCAACAACTGCACTATCCAGGACAACGAGAGCGAACGGCCAATCAACGCCGGTGACGGCGATCACGTGCAATTCTTCGGCAATAACCTGACGTTCCAGGGAAATTACTTCCATGGGAGCGTCTTCGCCGATGCCGTAAACGCGCACACCGATTGCTTCCAGTCCTGGAACATCGGGCAGCTCGGTGAAGTAGCCCGGAACATCACGATTACGCGCAACACCTGCATGAATATCGATGAATGCGTGCTCGTGCGTAACCTGGGCTCGACCAGCAGCCACCAGAACTTCACGATTACCAATAACCTGTGCGCGTTCTCGCGCATCGGCGGCAACATTCAGGGTGATGGCGAGCTGGAGAACGTGGGCGGCACCAACAACGTGCTGCACAACACCTACATTCAGATGACGCAGGGCTTCGACAACGGCACGGTCGCCAACTTCAAGAACAATCTATTGGCGAACGGCGCGCAGCTTGTGGTTGAGTGCAACGGCGCCTGCGCTTCCGTGTCGCAGAGCAACAACCTGAACCTCGGTTCCAACCTGTCGTCGTTCGTGAGCGCCGCCACGTCGGACTTCCACCTGTCGAGCTCGGCGAGCACCGCGATCAACCGCGGCGCCACCGGGCTTGGCATCACGATCGACCACGACGGCAACCCGCGCGACTCGCTGCCCGACATTGGCGCGTTCGAGTTCGGATCAGCGAATACGCCGCAGAGTCTGACGAACGTGCAAGTGACGGTTCGCTGAACTCGCTTTGCATCTGAAGGCTGCGACCACGGCGGAGCATCAAAATTGGCTCCGCCGTTTTGCAGCGTCTAAACGCTCAGGCGGCTGATCCAGCCGTCCGCTCCAACATCATGGAAACCCAGCAGATCGCATCGGCGAGCCCCTTCGGGTTGGCGCTCACTATCCTGATGGGTGTTTTGCTGCTGGCGCTGCCGCGGAAGCACGCGATCATCCCGCTGGCCTTCATCACCTGCTATACGACGTTTGGCCAGAACATCTATATCGCCGGCATGAACTTCTACATGCTGCGCGTCCTGGTCTTGTTCGGGTTCCTCAGGCTGCTGGTCCGACAAGATGCGCGGAGCTTCGGCTGGATGAGGATGGACACCGCGGTCCTGGCCTGGTCGACGTGGAGCGTGATTGCGTACACACTGCTGTGGCAGACATCGGCGTCGCTGATCAACGCGCTTGGGTATGCTTACGACGCGCTGGGGCTCTACTTTCTCAGCCGCGCTCTGATCCGGGAAGTCGAAGACATCAAGCACGTTTGCCGCGTTTTTGCCGTCATGCTGGTTCCGCTGGCGCTGTGCATTTGCGTCGAGAAGGCAACCGGCCGGAATCCGTTCTACGTTCTCGGCGGCGTGCCTGAGTTCACCGAGCTTCGCGAAGGTGTGCTGCGCTGCCAGGGACCGTTTCGTCATCCGATTCTCGCCGGCTCGTTTGGCGCCGCCTGGTTTCCGCTCTTCGTGGGACTGTGGTGGCAGGGCCGCGGCAACCGTGCGATGGCGTTGCTGGGAATCGCATCGTCAGGCATCATCACCTTGCTCTCCGGCTCGAGCGGACCCGTGGGAAGCCTGCTGGCAGCCGTGGTTGGCCTCATGATGTGGCGCTTCCGCAATTACATGCGGCTGGTCCGCTGGGGATTCGTCCTGTCGATCATCGCGCTCGATGTGGTGATGAAGGATCCGGTTTGGTTCATTTTCGCCCGCTTCCGGTTCTTCTCTGGATCGACCGGCTGGCACCGCAGCTGGCTGATCGACCGCACGATCGCCAATTTCTCCGACTGGTGGCTGGTCGGCACCAAGAGCGTTGCCGAGTGGGGCGTGTACGCCGGCGACGTAACCAATCATTTCATCGAGCAGGGAGCGCGCTCCGGCTTCTTCACGCTGCTCTTGTTCGTTTGGGTTGTGGTTCTCGCATTCTCGCAGATCGGCCGGGCGGTGCGC
This portion of the Terriglobales bacterium genome encodes:
- a CDS encoding choice-of-anchor Q domain-containing protein — translated: MKLLLRSLVFIGLLLPLGASATTYFVTPAGSGTTCTAAAPCSLTTAAGKTNPGDIVQLAPGTYSGTFSITRSGSAAGGKITYRGHDGTGCPTTPLADKNSRGVRPAPTAVVTGGFSISASFIRIECVKAIANPIAFTNGTRSDIDLLDSYMDASTNPGHGKIFGAEGCDSSDETCFASNIFAARNYAFEPSLSFYLRCNNCTIQDNESERPINAGDGDHVQFFGNNLTFQGNYFHGSVFADAVNAHTDCFQSWNIGQLGEVARNITITRNTCMNIDECVLVRNLGSTSSHQNFTITNNLCAFSRIGGNIQGDGELENVGGTNNVLHNTYIQMTQGFDNGTVANFKNNLLANGAQLVVECNGACASVSQSNNLNLGSNLSSFVSAATSDFHLSSSASTAINRGATGLGITIDHDGNPRDSLPDIGAFEFGSANTPQSLTNVQVTVR